The Rhinopithecus roxellana isolate Shanxi Qingling chromosome 13, ASM756505v1, whole genome shotgun sequence genome contains a region encoding:
- the GALR3 gene encoding galanin receptor type 3 has translation MADAQNISLDSPGSVGAVAVPVVFALIFLLGTVGNGLVLAVLLQPGPSAWHEPSSTTDLFILNLAVADLCFILCCVPFQATIYTLDAWLFGALVCKAVHLLIYLTMYASSFTLAAVSVDRYLAVRHPLRSRALRTPRNARAVVGLVWLLAALFSAPYLSYYGTVRYGALELCVPVWEDARRRALDVATFVAGYLLPVAVVSLAYGRTLRFLWAAVGPAGAAAAEARRRATGRAGRAMLAVAALYALCWGPHHALILCFWYGRFAFSPATYACRLASHCLAYANSCLNPLVYALASRHFRARFRRLWQCGRRRRHRARRALRRVRPASSGPPGCPGDARPRGRLLAGGGGGLEPREGPAHGGEAGRGPE, from the exons ATGGCTGATGCCCAGAACATTTCACTGGACAGTCCAGGGAGTGTGGGGGCCGTGGCAGTGCCTGTGGTCTTTGCCCTAATCttcctgctgggcacagtgggcaATGGACTGGTGCTGGCAGTGCTCCTGCAGCCTGGCCCGAGTGCCTGGCATGAGCCCAGCAGCACCACGGATCTGTTCATCCTCAACCTGGCAGTGGCGGACCTCTGCTTCATCCTGTGCTGCGTGCCCTTCCAGGCCACCATCTACACGCTGGATGCCTGGCTCTTCGGGGCCCTCGTCTGCAAGGCCGTGCACCTGCTCATCTACCTCACCATGTACGCCAGCAGCTTCACACTGGCTGCCGTCTCAGTGGACAG GTACCTGGCTGTGCGGCACCCCCTGCGCTCGCGCGCCCTGCGCACGCCGCGCAACGCCCGCGCCGTGGTGGGGCTGGTGTGGCTGCTGGCGGCGCTCTTCTCGGCGCCCTACCTCAGCTACTACGGCACCGTGCGCTACGGCGCGCTGGAGCTCTGCGTGCCCGTCTGGGAGGACGCGCGCCGCCGCGCCCTGGACGTGGCCACCTTCGTCGCCGGCTACCTGCTGCCAGTGGCCGTGGTGAGTCTGGCCTACGGGCGCACGCTGCGCTTCCTGTGGGCCGCCGTGGGCCCCGCGGGCGCGGCGGCGGCCGAGGCGCGGCGGAGAGCGACGGGCCGCGCGGGGCGCGCCATGCTGGCTGTGGCCGCGCTCTACGCGCTCTGCTGGGGCCCGCACCACGCGCTCATCTTGTGCTTCTGGTACGGTCGCTTCGCCTTCAGCCCGGCCACCTACGCCTGCCGCCTGGCCTCGCACTGCCTGGCCTACGCCAACTCCTGCCTCAACCCGCTAGTCTACGCGCTCGCTTCGCGCCACTTCCGCGCGCGCTTTCGCCGCCTGTGGCAGTGCGGCCGCCgacgccgccaccgcgcccgtcgCGCCCTCCGTCGCGTCCGCCCCGCGTCCTCGGGCCCACCCGGCTGTCCCGGAGACGCCCGGCCTCGCGGGAGGCTGCTAGCTGGAGGCGGCGGGGGCCTGGAGCCCAGGGAGGGACCTGCCCACGGCGGTGAGGCTGGTCGAGGACCGGAATAA